TCCGATAATCGGACGGTCGCTGTCCATCATCCGGACGCCGCCTTCACCGGCCGTGACGCCCCTCCTACGAGGCGCGGCCCGCGGCGGCCGCGGTCAGGCGGCCCGGCGCGCGCGGATCTCGCGCACCCACGCCACCCCCAGCACCAGGGCGGCCGCCCCCGTCGACCACAGCAGCTGCGGCCGGGCGGAGTCGTCGAACAGCATCAGCACCAGCACCGCCGCCATGCCCGCCAGCGCGGCCCACGTCAGGTAGGGGAAGCACCACATCGGCAGGGTCAGCCGCTCCGGCATGTCGCGCTCGATGATGCGGCGCAGCTTCAGCTGCGAGACCGCGATCAGCGCCCACACGAACAGCAGCACCGCCCCGACCGCGTTCAGCATGTAGAGGAAGATCGTGTCCGGCCACAGCAGGTTCAGCACCACCGAGACGAAGCCGAAGGCCACCGAGGCGAAGACCGCCCGGCGCGGCACCCCGCCGCCCGAGACCTTCAGCAGCCCCCGGGGCGCCTCGCCCCGCTCGGCCAGCGAGAACACGATGCGCGAGGACCCGTACAGGTTGGCGTTGAGCGCCGACAGCAGTGCCACGAAGACCACGATGTTCATGATCTGGCCGGCCGCCGGGATGCCGATGGAGTCGAGGACGGCCACGTACGGGCTCTGGCCCGGCTCCAGCGAGTCCCACGGCAGCAGGGTCACGATGACCAGCATCGAGCCGACGTAGAAGAAGAGGATGCGCCACACCGCGCTGCGCACGGCGCGGGCCACCGACCGGGCCGGGTCGTCCGACTCGGCGGCCGCGATCGTGACGACCTCCAGGCCGCCGAAGGCGAAGACGACCGCCAGCATGCCCGCGACGACCCCGCCGAGCCCGGCCGGGAAGAAGCCGCCCTGGCCGGTCAGGTTGGTCAGGCCCACCGGGTCGGTGTCCGGGAGCAGGCCGAAGATCGCCAGGGTGCCCAGGACCAGGAACAGCACGATCGCGCCGACCTTGAGCGCGGCGAACCAGAACTCGAACTCGCCGAAGTTCTTCACGGCGGCCAGGTTGCTGGCGGTGAAGACCACCATGAAGATCAGCACCCACACCCACTGGTCCACGGACGGGACCCAGCCGTTCGCGATCTTCGCGGCGCCGGTGGCCTCCACGGCGAGCACCACGACCAGCAGGAACCAGTAGAGCCAGCCCGCGGAGAAGCCCGCCCAGCGGCCGAGCGCCCGCTCCGCGTACACGGAGAAGGAGCCCGAGGCGGGCATCGCGGCGGACATCTCGCCCAGGGCCCGCATCACCAGCATCGCGAGGACGCCCGCGAGCAGGTACGAGCAGATGATCGCGGGACCGGCGACGGCGATGCCCGCGCCGGAGCCGACGAAGAGCCCGGCACCGATCACGCCGCCGAGGCCCAGCATGGTCAGGTGGCGCTGCTTGAGCCCGTGGCTCAGGGGTTCCGCTGCGAGTTCAGGCAGGGGTGCTTGTGACATCTCGACAGTGTCTCCGAGTGGGGAGCGGCGACGCAAAACGGATTTGCCCTACTTGTCGCAGGGGTGATCCGCATCACTTCGGGCGCGGTGGTTACCAGTTGGTAGAGCGTTTTTGTGAACTCC
Above is a window of Streptomyces subrutilus DNA encoding:
- a CDS encoding amino acid permease, which codes for MSQAPLPELAAEPLSHGLKQRHLTMLGLGGVIGAGLFVGSGAGIAVAGPAIICSYLLAGVLAMLVMRALGEMSAAMPASGSFSVYAERALGRWAGFSAGWLYWFLLVVVLAVEATGAAKIANGWVPSVDQWVWVLIFMVVFTASNLAAVKNFGEFEFWFAALKVGAIVLFLVLGTLAIFGLLPDTDPVGLTNLTGQGGFFPAGLGGVVAGMLAVVFAFGGLEVVTIAAAESDDPARSVARAVRSAVWRILFFYVGSMLVIVTLLPWDSLEPGQSPYVAVLDSIGIPAAGQIMNIVVFVALLSALNANLYGSSRIVFSLAERGEAPRGLLKVSGGGVPRRAVFASVAFGFVSVVLNLLWPDTIFLYMLNAVGAVLLFVWALIAVSQLKLRRIIERDMPERLTLPMWCFPYLTWAALAGMAAVLVLMLFDDSARPQLLWSTGAAALVLGVAWVREIRARRAA